Genomic window (Eubalaena glacialis isolate mEubGla1 chromosome 6, mEubGla1.1.hap2.+ XY, whole genome shotgun sequence):
acATGCATTCAGAAAATTATCTGAAAGTATTTTTTCTTGGAATGAAGATTTCCATTTCTGCTGTTGACTTGTATGAATACAAATTAAATGTGTtacctttgatttttcttcttataattttTCAAATCCAGGATGGTACCTTGTTTGATGGTCGACCAATAGAGTCTCTGTCACTGATAGATGCCGTAATGCCTGATGTAGTACAAACAAGACAACAAGCTTACAGAGATAAACTTGCACAGCAACAAGcagcagctgctgcagctgcCGCAGCTGCAACAAACCAACAAGGATCTgcaaaaaatggagaaaacacgGCAAATGGGGAGGAGAATGGAGCACATACTATAGCAAGTGAGCTgagagaagaatttttttaagttcctttGCAGAAAAAATACTTGCTTTATGGGGATGCCTCATTCTAGCTGAAATAACattatctatttcatttttgCAACTTGTTCCCCTAACTTGTATCACACAATTCAGATTTCTAATGCCTAAAGCTCCATAAAGCTAGATTTACTttcatggattttattttctttttaaaatatttagaaaccatTTTTCTATTGTTAAGTGAATTTCATATCTGcatttcatttctaaatataatCTGTAACACTAGTCATTAACAAAAACAATGAAGCTTTGACATGGAGATATAAAGGCAACCGTGATGTTATATGAATGATACCAGCAACCCCTACTGGCAGAAGCTCAGAGCAGTGTTGGCATGGATTATACttaattcaaaacattttctcattGTAGCTATGTTTGGGTCTAACCTCCTTTCAGTCTTCCTCTATTCCTGCTCCCTGCGAACCCCATCTCTGAACACAAACTCAGATGCACATCTCTATTTGAAAAAAGTATGTTCATACTTAACTAAAgataggaatttatttttcatgtgatAAAAATACTGTGTAGTCATTTTCACCCTTACCTGACATAGTGGAGGAAAAGAAGTTACACTATGATATGAAGGAGATATTTGCTagttaagaattctttttttttctccagtatgTTGTAATATTACCtaactggaattttccatttatttctcatgATGCAGATAATCATACTGATATGATGGAAGTGGATGGGGATGTTGAAATCCCTCCTAATAAAGCAGTTGTGTTACGGGGCCATGAATCTGAAGTTTTCATCTGTGCCTGGAACCCCGTTAGTGATCTCTTGGCATCAGGGTACGTTTCTCAAAGTGAAACTAAAATGGATTTCTAAAAGTATCTTACTgaaatattgcatattttataaatatattacgtacattttcaggtttttgttgttgcttattTGTGGTCATTTTGCCTCTGTAaacctttatttcttcataaagTAATCTTAGAAGTTTTAATCTTAAAAGTTACTACCTCAGGAGTGTTTGGGGGGCCCCCCCAAAATGGAGACTGAGAAAAACACTGGAAATGGAAATACATCCCTGATAGTCTAGTTTTTATTTGCCTTATTAATATATAGAATGTAAATTTGTTGCCTTGATTCTGGAATACTTGAGAATATCATGAGGATTTAAAATATGTTGAGGATTTAAAATATGTTGCATACTTTATAGGTCTGGAGACTCAACAGCAAGAATATGGAATCTTAGTGAAAATAGCACTAGTGGCTCCACACAGTTAGTACTTAGACATTGTATACGAGAAGGAGGGCAAGATGTCCCAAGCAACAAGGATGTGACATCTCTAGACTGGAATGTGAGTATCACTGTACTGGCCATGATGGATGTAGTTACTAatatacttaacctctctgagcctcagactaATCGCAGGCTATGTCAGTTTGTTCAGATATCTTTGGATTTCATGAATAAGAACAACAGACTACAAGTCTCCACCCCCAAATGTGTTAAAAACAAAGACTGGCCCTTGAGCACTCAGACCAAGGTTCATCTTCCAGCTCCTCAGTTTATCTAGCTGTAGAACCTTTGTATAACTGGTGGTCGGTCCCTCTGTACTTTATTTTCGTCACATGTAAAGTAGAAGTGTAATGGTCCTATGTAAATGAAGTAATAGATGAAAATCAATAACAGGTACATACTGAGTTCTTAACTACTAAGTCCTTTGTTGGGGGTATAAGAGAAATCTATATAATAAAAACattcttgttttctcattttgctgtgAACTGATGAAAACTTCATCGCCAGCTGCCTTTTAGGAACCATTGTCTATATTACAAGCTTTATCCTAGCTGTAAGAATCTTATAATTCTCTGATTCTATATATGATTCAACATCTTTGACTACTCTGACTTACCAGGAAGTTTGATTTCATTATTGATAAAGCTTCACCCTTTCAGTTTCAAATACATGATTAACAGCTTTGTTTGTTTCCATTCCCATGATTACTTTGTGGAAAATcagcatttttaaagtttctatacCTTTTCCTTTATTCCGTgttgccttttttcttccttataacTTTGCATCCATTTTTTAACAACTCCCCACTGCAccacctaccccccacccccaattctaAGAAGCCTCTTAGACTATATCAGTGTTACCAAGAATTTTAGGGGTCAGCTGTCCTTTCCTTAGCAAGTGGACatcctttccttctctgtcctCTGTTTAACAACTTTTTGTGGGGCTTTCCAAAGAATCTTACAAATCTCTTTCCAGGAAATGAGatctatctttaaaaatgattacGCTAGCTAAACTCAGTTTCTGTGAAATTTTTCCAGAACTCATAGGTAAGGTTTTTTAGTGTTCTTAGTTCTAAATTCCAGCAATGTATTTATCCTTCCCCTCCTATAAAGTTGagaattctaaaaatgaaaagaggTTTAGCACATTTCAGTATTATTTGATTGTAGAGTCAGAACTAAGAATTATCTTCTTAATATGGGACCTTACTGTATCGTAGGTCAAAGGCGTTATAGCCTTCTTAAGCTGTTTGGCTCAGAGACCGTGTTAATTTAATGAAATTTATAGTTTACACTGAAAAGGATGGTTAACAAATGGTTTGTTGAGCTTGGTGGTTCTGAACTGCaagttaaagtttttaaaagtgtaGACTTTTCAAAGATTTATTATTCACTATGAACTTAAATCTTCTGCTCAAAGGGGAAAATGTTACTGTTGATTAATGGCTCATTTCCATGATTAAAGCAAAAGCCTGTGAGATATCTGATCTTCAAAGTGTTCTTTTCCTACCTTAGCGGTCCATGATATAAAACATTTGGGGACCATTAGTTTAAAGGAAACTTTCCATTGTGCAGAGTCTGGAAATAAGCTTTTGCTGTTGGCTTCGACATTGCTCCCTCTTCCTGAGATAGAACTAAAGGGGATTTCCAAATCCTAGCAAAACTGAGTCTACAACCCCTAGAACCAGCATTTGTTTGTCACTTACCTGTACAGCTAGATGGCTTGAGAGGTCTGAAAAAGGTGATCTTGTTTTCAGTGCCCTACCAAAAAGCATCAAAAAGTACTGAGTAAGGCAGGATTTCATTCTGTCTCTCCAGTAGTGTTTAATCATCCCAGCAGCAGTCTGTGTAATGTACCCTGTAACTTGCATTTCCATAGAATAAGTTAGATCTTATCAAGTCCTTCTGTTGTACCATTATTCAAGGCACAGTAGAGGAATATAAGGTTAGAGAAAATGGTATGGATTTATTCTCATAGTAGAGTAGTTCCTGACAGTTGGTACTCACTTCATTTACTCTAAAGTCAGCCTACACTCTTTTCCGGCTGTTTTTCTTGTGTTGCTATTTTTATTGGTAAGGATTTCATATTGGGAAAGAAttaacaaaggaaagaaacatttaGTGATACTTAAGAATCTGATCATCTGAAACAATATTGTTTggaacatacatatacacacacacacacacacacacacacacacacacacacagagtttagaCAGTAAAAGATTTAGAGGGAGGATCATATAAAAACTTCTAATTgtaatgaaatattttggaagattttgcttTTTACTTGTATAAAATCATCATAAgattgtgattttgatgtccttctcagtccaccaccccacccccatctttaGTCATGTGGATCTATGAGAATGCAGTAGACCTTAGCATACCGATTCTGCTCCAGAGCAGTTCCTGCCATTCTTGAGATTTGGGTATGAGGCTTGCACACTGACTGAATGCTGCCGAAATACTAGCTTCACAGCAATGAAGGGTGTATTGTAGGCCTTTTGTGGCACTTCCAAATAGACAAAGCTGAAGATTTTGAAGCAGAGAATGTCACGGATCTGCTATACTTAGGATTTaaacataatatattttaataaaaattaaacgcCCTTTCTGGATTATATAATTGAAAGAAGTGTGTTTCTCTGACAGAGTGAAGGTACACTTCTAGCAACTGGTTCCTACGATGGGTTTGCCAGAATATGGACTAAAGATGGtaaatgaagctttttttttttcatttgtttttattgttgatcTAAGTTATAAAGCTTAaagtaattttaatgtttttccttttgaatATTAGGTAATCTTGCTAGCACCTTGGGGCAGCATAAAGGCCCTATATTTGCATTAAAATGGAATAAGAAAGGAAATTTCATCCTAAGTGCTGGAGTAGAcaaggtaaaaagaatatttaacttCTGTAAAGTTTAATTTGTTAAAGAGTATAATTGAAAGTAATGTTTTTCTCTGCTAATCACATAAACAAGAAAACATTCATATTTGGGAAATTCATGTATAAATTTATGATAGGAATAGTAATGCTTTCTTAGATTTTCTGTCAGCTCATTCCTGAATCTACTCATTCAGATGCCCTTTATTCTTTATCTGTGTGACCACTCCTCATTTTTTGGGAATTTGAGCCATAATGAATGTCATACATCCTATACTTTTTGCCTCCCTTCAACAGTTTCTAGTTAATCTCATCAGTGAGTATGGCTCTGGAGAGATTTCATGGGAAATCTTAGAGCCAGTCTGTTAGCTGAACTCCTAATGTTTAATTGAAAATGTAAGAAATGCCGGGTCTTTCCAGCTCTTTTCACCTAACAAGACTGGTAAATGTGGATAGGTTGAAATCATGgccttctttctccttcattttcttaAGTTACTTCCTTTACCACACCTCCCAAAATGAATGCagatttaagattattttaataCAGGAAAATACACACTCAGAGTTAACTGTATATTGTCAAAAAGGGAAgtagaaaaaaagggaagaaaaatgaaggaggCCAGGAATGGGAGGGAAGCGCCCTATTAATAGTTACTGCCAGTCTACAATATTTTATGACCCCAAAGTTATAAAATTAGTGATGGGAGGGTATTAAAGGAATTGTGAATATATCTATTCAGATTTATATGTCATACTTTGATGTAATATAAAAGACATTGTTTTACTTATTGTCAGAATTCAAGCTGTCTTTATAGGTAAATGTGAGCGTTAAAAATCTTAAATTGGGAGTTAACTGATTACTTTATTAACCAAAAATTTGCCTCCTTATAGCTAAGCAGCTATAAAAATCTTACATTAAATACACTATTGCAATGGAGCTTCTTAAGCAATCTAATATAATGTCTGGTACTTTCTAGACAACAGTAATTGTTATTTGAAGTAAGTTGACTGATAAAAAGTCACCAGGGAAAAATTAAACTGCTTAATagtcatccctcccctccccttcccccgaaGTGGAATATAGTCTCGTTGTACTAAaggtaaatgttaaaaaattaaattaaatgcacTCTGACATTTCATATTGCTTTAATATAATTAGGCATCTAATTTATGCATCTATGATAAACTCTTTCTAGCTTCTTagcagtatatttttcttttctatctcagACTACAATTATTTGGGATGCACATACTGGTGAAGCCAAACAACAGTTTCCTTTTCATTCAGGTAAATCTTCACAATTTACATGAGAATTAGAGCTTTCTTCTATTTTTGTAATTAAACTTTTAATAGCATATAATTCATCTAAAATCTTGAAATATCCAATATCAGTCTTGTTACTAGTCCTTTGAGGAGTCGATGTTCTTTGACTTTCAGATAGTTAATTGTCAGAGGATCATCAAACGTTTTCTGTGAAATGTACCATAAAAAAGCATTTGCAGCCTGGTGCAATTAGAGTTGGTAATATTTAATGGTAAGAACATAGATTTTTGAGTCAGGAGGTCTAGGTGTGAATGTCGATTCCACCCCACTTAACAAGCTTTAAGATTGAGCAAGTCATtgaacctttctgagccttactTTCTCTGTCTGTAAATGAGGgataaaaataatgccatttgttaAGAGcataagacatatatatgaaaatactgCATAAACTCCTACAAGTTTAGATATtgtcatttttcattttggatttgtGTATCTAAATCAGTCCACCTGCttacctaaaataaaaattattaggcTTTCCTGGTAGTGTTGGAACTTTGGTGCTTtagatgtttttctcttttaagaaataatttgatACTTAAACCAGATAAATATGATCCCCAAAATAGTGTGCTTCTTTCTTCATGATATACGGCCATGCAACAGGGCATACATCCTGATGTGTAGAGACACCTGGATTTTAGTACCTACACTCTTGTGCAGCCTAGAACTTTTGTGCCTACTTTCACAGAGGTTCCTGAGGACAGGAACTGATGTTGAACTGGAACAAGATGCCTAATAACTATTAGAACAGTAGTTTTAGTACTGCCTGATTTAATTGCATTTTGCAAGATTTTGTTGTGGTTGGGTAGAGTTTTGCATTGGAGGCTGACAAGTAACTCTGGTTATTTTCAAATCTTTGGTAACGTACTTTTTACAAACAGCCAATGGCACAGTGTTAccattaaaattgaaatatacagCTTCTGGCATTttgcttttttgtatttttctatttaatgtgATTAAACAAGCCAAATAAGGTACAAAAATGATTTTTCAGTAGTATCTGAGTAACATAATTTTGCAAGTATTATGTTAAACATTTCAGCTTGATTAACGCTTGCCACATTAATGAGCATTGACACGTCAgtttttgtttacctgttttaatGCCGTTTCACCTTTGCTTCTAGTCCTCACCCAGACGGAATTCTCTTAGCCCTCTGGCTGTTCTGCCTATAGTTTCTCCTACATCCTAGGAGTGATGGAAAATtgaaataagtgtgtgtgtggcaCTGTTACTAGCTGCTATATAATGTGTACCACCTTTGTGTTGGAGATGATGCTCTTTATAAACACGATCCCGTTTAGTCTTGGCTACAGCCCAATGAGGTAGATGGTGTTGaagtcattttacaaataaataaccTTTTTACCCATGGTATTCTTTTCTGTcatgcttttttggttttttaaacggctttattgaggtataattggtgTAAGATCATCTATACATAGTTACATTGCACAGTGTGATATATTttgacatgtatatatatatatacacacacacacacacacacatcactgaaaccatcaccacactcAAGACAGTACATCTGTTAGCTTCAGAAGTTTCCTCCTACCCCTTTGAAAtcattcccttccccttccccaggtAGCCACTGATAGTCTTTCTGTCACCAGAAACTAGTTTACATTATAGAaatagaatcacacagtatgtattctttttgtgtctggtttctttcactctgcataattattttgcatttcttttgatttataaGTAGTATTCTATTATGTTGAtataccagtttgtttatccacttaCCTGTTGAAGcaaatttgagttgtttccaggttttagctattacaaataaaactgctatcaACATTCATGTGGTTATCTTTTTATGaacttgtgttttcatttctctgtgtaAAGACCTAGGAAAGTTATGGCTAGATATATGGTAGGTCTGTGTTTAACTTGTTAATAAACTgcccaactgttttccaaagtttatGTTTTCCAAACtggtttacattcccaacagcagtgGGTATTCCAGTTCCTCCAtttccttgccagcacttggtatgtggtcagtctttttaattgtaGCCACCCTAATGAGCGTGTAGTGGttcctcactgtggttttcattttcatttcctaatgactaatgatgttgagcatcttgtcatggTTTAAtttaccatctgtatgtctcctttggtgaagtatctgttcaaatctttggatttttaatttaactttgttgttttcttattattgagtcttgtgaactctttatatattcaggataCAAGTCTTATCAAGTATTTACAAATATTGTCTCGTAGTCTGTGGATTGTCTCTGCGTTGTTTTGACAGTGTGCCTCAAAGATCAGATATTATTAATGTTGATGAAttccttaatttattaatttgttcttttatgtATCGTGCTTTCAGTATCAAGCTAatatgctctttttctttttgcttgatGTAGAAGTTGGGGTcactgatttgagacctttctgcTTTTCTAATGGGGatatttagtgctataaattacTTCTAACTACTACTTAGTGACATCTCACAGTTTTTCAAATgtgttttcattcagttcaaaatactttctggagtaattttgattccttctttgacccatgggttatttagaagtgtgttaatttctgagtatttggaaaaattttaaagatctttgtaatattgctttctaatttaattccattgttctCATAAATGTCATTTAGGTCAAGTTGTTTGATAATGTTCAAATCTTTTATGGCCTTTACTGATTATTCTGTCTACTTATACCATCTGTTACTGAGAGAGGGGTATTGAAATCATCAACAATAATTGGAAAATacaataatttctattttctttgaagctctgtcaatttttgctttatgtgtTTTGAAACAATGTTGTTAGGGGCATGAATGTTTAGGAATGTTGCAACCTCAtgttgaattgacccctttatcattttgttagcgaccctctttttttttttccattttattttttgtgctctgaaatctactttgtctcaTATTAATGTAGcccctccagttttcttttggttagtgttggcatggtatatatttctccatgcttttacttttaatctattaattttgttatatttgatGTATATTTTATGTAGGCATCATATATTGCTTGTTCATTCAATATCAACGTCTGCCTTTTAATGGCAATATTtaggctatttacatttaatgtgattattgataatGATTGCATTTAAATTAATCATATTTCTATTTATCTCATCTTCTTTTGCTATTTTTCCGCTTCCATTTGGATTAATTGAATATTTGTATGATTACATTTTTCCTCCTTTGGTGGGTTATTAACTGTAAATCTTTTATTATAATGGTTGCCTTGGGATTTATAGTACACATCTTTAACTTACCACCATCTACCTTCAAGTGATATTTTAAAgggattaaataataaaattttttacccGTAGTTACCATTTCCAACTCTTCATTCCTTTGCACAGATACGTAGTTTCATCTGGTATCATTTATTTCCTGCCTGAACTGCTTTAACATTCCTTATAGTGTAAATCTCATGTTGATGAATTCTTTTTGTAGGTATTAAGAAGTCTTCATTTCACCTTCATtactgaaagatatttttgttgggtatagaattctggggttgacagggtttttttctttcagtactttaaagaaaatgttgcTCTGTCCTCTTCTTATTTACACTATTTTCAATTTGAACTTGCTACCATTTTTATCCTTATTATTCTTGTCttgttttctctggctgcttttaagatttttctccttaTAACTGATTTTGTGCAATTTGCATATGTTGTGCCTTGgtttagttttctttatgtttttttgtcCTTGGAGCTTCTTGGATTTCTTCGTTCATAGTTTTcttcaaatttgaaaaatttttgaccattattctttaaaatatattctacctcctccccacatttttttttaacttgaaattcTGATTATGTTTATTAGTCTGCTTGATGTCCCATAATACACTGATGTGCTGTTCATTTTtttatccagtcttttttttttttgcataatctCTGCTGTTTTCAAGTTCAcacatcttttcttctgcagcatCTAATCTACAGTTTATTCCATCCAGTACGTTTTTTATCTCACATATTTCAGTTTTAATCTCTAGAAGtttcatttaggtctttttttaCATCTTCCATGTTGCTACTTAAGTATTTGAACAAATCATATATAGTTGCAAGTGCTTTAATGTCTAGGTCAGTTTTTatgatttgatttttctcttcgtTTTGGTCATATTTTCCTGCATCTTTGCATGCCTTGTTACTTTTGATTGGAAGTGaggcattttgaattttatgtcgTTGGTTGCTGGATATTTCTGTATTCTTATAAGTATTTGTGAATTTATTCTGGGACATAGTTAAATTACTTGGAAATGGTTTGATCCTTTTGGGTCATGCTTGTAAGA
Coding sequences:
- the TBL1XR1 gene encoding F-box-like/WD repeat-containing protein TBL1XR1 isoform X2, which codes for MPDVVQTRQQAYRDKLAQQQAAAAAAAAAATNQQGSAKNGENTANGEENGAHTIANNHTDMMEVDGDVEIPPNKAVVLRGHESEVFICAWNPVSDLLASGSGDSTARIWNLSENSTSGSTQLVLRHCIREGGQDVPSNKDVTSLDWNSEGTLLATGSYDGFARIWTKDGNLASTLGQHKGPIFALKWNKKGNFILSAGVDKTTIIWDAHTGEAKQQFPFHSAPALDVDWQSNNTFASCSTDMCIHVCKLGQDRPIKTFQGHTNEVNAIKWDPTGNLLASCSDDMTLKIWSMKQDNCVHDLQAHNKEIYTIKWSPTGPGTNNPNANLMLASASFDSTVRLWDVDRGICIHTLTKHQEPVYSVAFSPDGRYLASGSFDKCVHIWNTQTGALVHSYRGTGGIFEVCWNAAGDKVGASASDGSVCVLDLRK